One bacterium genomic window carries:
- a CDS encoding AraC family transcriptional regulator: protein MKHQLLDSEAFSEELEHLRRELASKILRLTDKNPRLESRIPELTLTRWTTTTEKSGFLHQPSVCMIAQGAKRFLLGEDVYVYDPHHFLLTSVNLPVFAQIIEASEEKPYLGLMLKIDPKAIAQMLVDSDFPPERSEQTGRGMAVSKVTLPLLSAIIRLIDLLDTPQDIPILSPLIQREILYRLLISDQGIRLRQATMNQSLQIARAISWLKENYMKEFQVSDLASDAHMSPSTFHHHFRVLTAMSPLQFQKWIRLHEARRLMLAENVDAANAAYKVGYESPSQFNREYSRLFGAPPMKDKKNLSQLARV, encoded by the coding sequence ATGAAACATCAGCTGCTTGACTCCGAAGCATTTTCTGAAGAGCTGGAGCATTTGCGTAGGGAATTGGCATCGAAAATTCTTCGGTTAACTGACAAGAATCCACGATTGGAATCAAGGATTCCAGAGTTAACTCTGACTCGATGGACAACCACTACGGAAAAATCTGGATTCCTACATCAACCCAGCGTTTGCATGATCGCACAAGGAGCGAAGCGCTTTCTACTGGGCGAAGATGTGTATGTGTACGATCCTCACCACTTCCTGCTGACTTCAGTCAATTTGCCAGTTTTCGCACAGATTATCGAAGCATCGGAAGAGAAACCCTATCTGGGTCTCATGCTGAAAATCGATCCAAAGGCAATTGCACAAATGTTGGTCGACAGCGATTTCCCGCCCGAACGTTCGGAGCAAACCGGTCGCGGCATGGCAGTCAGCAAGGTTACACTGCCTTTACTGAGTGCGATCATTCGGTTGATCGATTTGTTGGATACTCCTCAGGACATTCCGATTTTGTCACCACTGATTCAGCGTGAGATACTCTACCGGCTTTTAATCAGCGATCAAGGTATTCGACTGAGGCAAGCGACAATGAACCAAAGTTTGCAAATCGCCCGTGCAATCAGCTGGTTGAAAGAAAACTACATGAAGGAATTCCAGGTAAGTGATCTGGCATCGGATGCACACATGAGCCCTTCAACATTCCATCATCATTTCCGAGTACTGACTGCCATGAGTCCGTTGCAATTCCAGAAATGGATTCGACTTCATGAAGCGAGACGATTGATGCTTGCCGAAAACGTGGATGCAGCCAATGCTGCCTACAAAGTGGGGTATGAGAGCCCTTCTCAATTCAATCGAGAATACTCTCGAC